A segment of the Micromonospora sediminicola genome:
CCCGCGAGTGGTTCCACTGGTTCTTCTTCGCCCAGCCGGACATCCCGGAGCGGGTCATCACCGCCGATCCGGACGCCTGGTACGCGGCCAAGGCGCGCCCCGAGAGCATGGGCGCGGAGAACCACCGGGAGTTCCTCCAGGCCGTCCGCGACCCGGCGACGGTCCGGGCGATGCTGGAGGACTACCGTGCCGGGCTGGGTGTGGACCGGGAGCACGAGGAGGCCGACCGGCGGGCCGGTCGCTCCGTACGCTGTCCGACCCTGTTCCTGTGGTCGACCCGCGACGACATGGAACGTCTCTACGGGGATCCGCTGGCCGTCTGGCGTCCCTGGGCCGACGACCTGCGCGGTCACCCGATCGAGTCCGGACACCACGTAGCCGAGGAGAACCCGGACGACCTGACCGAGGCGCTGCACCGCTTCCTCACCTGATCCCGTCGGAGGTGGCGGCTACCCTGCCGTCATGGCGGGAGCGGAGCTGGACGAGTTGGTCGTGGCGGACGCGGGCGCGCTGCGGGCGTGGTTGTCGGCCCACCACGCCACGTCCCCGGGTGTCTGGCTCGCGCTGACCCGCAAGGGTGGCACCGTCACGACGTTGACCTGGCAGCAGGCGGTCGACGAGGCGCTGTGTTTCGGCTGGATCGACGGGCAGGCCCGCAAGCGGGACGAGGAGACCTCGTGGATCCGGTTCACCCCGCGCCGGCCCCGCAGCATCTGGTCGCAACGCAACGTCTCGCACGTGGCCCGGTTGGAGGCGGCGGGCCGGATGACACCCGCGGGCCGCGCCGCGGTGGAGGCCGCGAAGGCGGACGGCCGCTGGGACGCCGCCTATGCCCCGCCGTCGGAGGCGGAGGTGCCGGCCGACCTGCTGGCCGCGATCGCCGCGGTGCCCGCCGCCCAGGCCATGTTCGACGTGCTCACCAAGGCCAACCGGTTCGCGCTCATCCACCGCCTCAACGCGGTCAAGCGGGCGGAGACCCGCGCGCGCAAGATCGGCGAGTTCGTGGCCATGCTGGCCCGCCACGAGACGCCCCATCCGCAGAAGGCCAGGCCTCCGGTCACGCCCTGACCGCCGCGACGGCCGCGTGTGGGCGGTTGACGCCGTCGGCGGGCCGGTGCAGCCGGGCCACCTCGGCGAAGCCGGCCCGGGCCAGCCGGTCGACGAACGCGTCCACGGGCCAGCGGAAGGCGGTGATGACCTTGTGGTCGAACGCGGCCACCTCGTCGCCGACGAAGATGCCGAACACCATCGTCGCGCCCGGGCGCGTGACCCGCCGGAACTCGGCGAGCACGTCGTCGAGGTCGTCCGGTGGCAGGTGGATGACCGAGCCCCAGGACAGGACGCCGGCGAGGCGGCGGTCGGCGATCGGCAGATCCGTCATGGAGCCGAGCAGGTAGCTGCCGTCCGGGTAGGTGGCCCGGGCGTGGGCGATGAACTCGCCGACGACGTCGAGGCCGGTGGCGTCGGCCCCGGCCGAGCGGAGGTGGTCGGTGAGGTGACCGGGCCCGCAGCCCACGTCGAGCACCGGACCGGGCCGCCCGGCCACATGCGCACGGATGAAGGCGAGGTCGTCGGCGTGCACCTGCCCGCTGGTGCCGAACAGTTCGATGTAGAGGTCCGCGACGGACGCGTACGCCTCGCGGACCTGATCCGTGGTCGTCACCCGACGACGATAGAGGGTCAGCGCCGGTCCAGGGCGCGCATCGTGTGCCGGAACCCGACGGTCTCGTGCCCGACCACCTCGACGATCCCCGCCAGCGCGACCAGGGCGATGGCGGCGACCAGGGCGGTCAGGCTCGTCCCGTCGTCCGGGTGGATCGGCCCGGTGGCGCCCAGCAGCGACGGCACGGTGACGGCGGCTGCGAGCGGAACGAGCGAGAGCACCAGCAGCGGCACGTGCGTCAGGTCGTAGGAGCGCATCAGCACGCTCCAGGTCACGAAGATCATGACGAGCAGGGCCGCCATCGGCCCGGCGAGCGAGAGCGCCACCTGGAGCACGGAGATCTTCTCCTCCTCCACGGCGGCGGTGGCGACCCGCAGCCCGGCGCCCACGGCGGCGATCGCGCCGAAGATCGGCAGGTGGGCGTACCGCCAGGCGAACGTGCGGCCCGGCCACCGCTCCAGGATGGGCCGGGAGGGGATGAGGAAGTAGGCCCACCACAGCGTCGCGGCGAGCACCAGACCGGACGCGATGATCACGACGGCGGCGAGGCTCCACCCCTGCGCGTGGATGAGCGCGGCCACGGCGGCGGTGGTGGCGGCGACCACCTCACCGAGCGTGATGAGGGTGAGCAGGCTGAACCGTTCGGCGAGGTGGCCGGCGTTCCAGGGCGGGCTGCCCCGCCGTCGTTCCAGCACCACGGGCAGGGCCATCTCGCCGAGCGCCAGCAGCACCAGCGCGGCGACGACCACGGTGACCGGCAGCGGAAGGATCGCGGTCAGCAGCCAGCCGACCTGCGCCACGGCGATGGTGACCGCGTACGCGACGGTGATCCGCCGGTGCGCCGGGTCCTGCCGGGCGGCGCGCAGCCACAGCCCGATGATGGGTACGCGCATGATGACGTAGCCGACGACCAGGAGCAGGTTGTTGGGGCTGCCCCCATCCGCCGCGGCCTCGAAGCTGACCGGAAGCCCGAAGATCAGGACGACGACGCCGAGCATCTGCACGAGCGTCGCGCCACGGAACAGCGCGTCGTCGTTGTCGTACGCGGAGGAGAACCAGGTGAAGTTGATCCACGCCCACGTCACCGCGAAGATCGCGAACGCGTACGCGCCCAGGGCCGCGCCGACGTGACCCTCGCCGATCTGGTGCGCGAGCTCGTCGGCGGCGGCCCCGAACGCGACCACGTAGGTCAGGTCGTAGAGCAGTTCCAGCGGCGTGGTCGACCGGTCCCGCTCGCCGGGGTCACGGCCGGTCATCGGCCGCAGCCGGTGATGGAGCTCGTGTCGGAGCCGAGGAGCCAGGTCGGAGGTTTCCGGACTACTCACGCGGTCTCCCACCTGGGCGGCACGACCGCCTGATCCTATGAGGTGGCCGGCGGCGGCGCTGCCGAAACGTGCTCCCACATCTCGCGGGTCATCTCGTACTCGACCTCGCCCTGGTCCGCTCCCGGCACCGGCTCGTCGAAGGTCGGGAAGTAGGTGCGCACGTAGCGCATGCCGACCGCCTCCATGACCCCTCGGGAGCCGGCGTTCACGGTCATCGTCTGGGCGATCACAAGGCGCTGCCCGACCGTGTCGAAGGCGTGCCGCAGCAGGACGCGGGACGCCTCGCTGGCCAGGCCCCGGCGCCAGTACCGGCGCACCAGCCGGTAGCCCAGTTCGGCGACGGTGGGGTCGTCAGGCTGGTCGGGGCCGTTCGCCGGGGGCAGCATCATGAGCCCGACGAACTCACCGTCGTCCTCCCCCGCCGGGGCCGTCGAGCCGCGCGCGCCGCCGTCGGAGCCGAACGCCATCCAGAAGCCCAGGCCGTCCACCTTGGTGGCCAGGCCCCGCCGCCGCGCGTGGGAGGCGACCACCTCGTCCCGGGTGCGCGGGCGGGAGTAGAGGTAGCGGAGCACCTCGGCGTCGGAGTCGAGCTGGACCTCCAGCTCCAGGTGCCGGTCGGCCAGGGGAACCAGCAGCAGGCGGTCGGTACGCAAGATCGGCTGAGGCATGCGGCAACGATCGCACGACCGCGCCGCCGCCGCGATCGGAATCCCCCGCCGGCGGGTCGCCGGTGCGTGGCGCCGGTGGGTCATGCTGGGGTGACTCGGGCAACGGCCGGTGGGGGTGGACCGTGACAGCGACCTGGCTCTGGATCGTCCTGTGCGGCGTACCGCTGCTTCTTGTGGTGGCGTTCGTCGTCCGACGACGCCGAGCGGCCCGCGCGGCGGCGGGCGATGCCGTGCTGCGGGACGCCCGGCGGGCCATGGCCGAGATGGACCGCCGGCGCGGGCGCTCCCGCAAGGGCACGATCCGGGGCCAGGGCGGCGGCGGGAACGCGGGGACGATGTACGACGCCGCGTACGGCTCGGACACCTCCGCCGGCGCCTGAACCTCACACGACCTTGCGGATGCGTACCCTCGGTCGCTCGTTGCGCAGGTGACCCAGCTTGTGCTGGCGGACCTGCTCGTCCCACACCGCCTGGTCGTAGTCCGGCCCCGGCGCGATCCACCGGTGCGAACCGTCGCTGTAGTGGAACTTCTCGTCCCCGGCCCGCAGCACGCTCACCGCAGCCAGCCCAGGAACCGCCGGTGCAACGCCCCGGCGGGCGCCCAGCTCAGGTCGGCCGTCGCCCGCACCAACTGCGCCCCCATGTACAGGGCCAGCGACATCGGCGCGTCCTCGTACTCCGCCTTCAACTCCCGCCGCCGGGTCGCGCACGGCCACGGCCCGCCGCACCCACCGCACGTCCAGACCGGCAGCACCGGCCCGTGGGCGCTCACCCGCCCGCTCCCAGGAAGCGGGCGACGCTCGCGCGGGCCTGCCGGCTGGTCGCCCACGTCACCTGCCAGCAGGGGTACGGAGTGAGCCGCGCCCACCACAGCCGACACCCCGCGCACATCCCGTCGAGACCCCGTACGTGCACCGCCAGGATCCGGTCCACGTCCTCATCGCTCACTCGTCCTCCTGGCGAGGCCAGTGGCGGCGATTGATGGGTATGCGGTGCCGGTTCCGACACGGCAACTCTCCACCACATCGGCAGACCCATTTCCACCGCGGCCACGACCACCGCGGGCGGTGCCGTCGTGCCAGCGTCAGCGCAACAGCTATCACATACTGGTCGTAGGTAACCCGTCTCCATGGTGGTGTCCTCTCCCCCATCGCCGTTTCCTCCGAAGAGCAGCGGACTGCGACCGGCCCCGAATCGCGGGACCGGGTCTGAAACGTTCGGTAACTGCGACGCTACGATCACGGCATCGATCACTGGACTCACCAGCCGTACGAGTGAGCCGTCCAGGAACGCCACCTGCGCGGTCCACAGACGGGGAAACGTGGACCACCGGTCAACGTAGGGATGTCAGATGGCAGGCCAGCGTTTATCAACTCCCCATCGCGGCGAGGTGACGGGCTATCTCCTGAAGCTCGTCAGGGAATCCATCCCGCTGACTCAGGAGCAGCTCGCAGCCCAATTGGGCGTAGACCGGGCGACCGTCCAGAGCTGGGAGTCGGGACGTAGGCCATTCACCGCCGTACCGTTCGGCCAGGCCGTTGCGATTCGCCAACGGCTCGGGAGTCTTGGTGCGAACGCAAAGCTTCTCGCCGCCCTGGACGATGCCGCCGAGGCGGACCTCGTCCTTGCGGCTCTTCTCAGGGATGAGGCAGCACCATTCGCCGTCGCCGAGGAACCGCTCGGCTGGTCGGTCCTGACGCACCGTCTGACAGACCTGATCCTCTGGGGCGTCCTAGGGCAGGAGCCCACCTTCCTCAGGAGCATTCCCACACCCCGACGACGCGGCCCCGTGGCGACTGCCCCATCCCTGTCCGTCGCTGAGAGAGCAGCGTTCTTCGCGCGCCTTCGCGTCCTCGCCGAACGCTCGTCGCCCGGGCGACAGACGGATGTCCTGTTACACCGACAAGCTTGCTTCCTCGCTGGCATGGACCCCACTGGCGCATCCGCATCGTGGCTCGCCGACAGCACACTCCGGGCGGCGCGGCGGTACCAACGCTTCCACACCTGGTCACCGCAGTGGCCCGACGTCCGATCGATGGTGACCTCCCTAGCCAATCAGGGAGATCCGGAACCGTTGCGGCACTTCATCGCTAGCGCTCACCCGGACGACGCATGTGAACGTGCCGCTCTCAACTACTCCGCCTATTGGGTAGGTGAGAGTCCGTACCGGCATCGTGACGATTCGTTCATGCCCACTGCGCTCGGCGACTGGCGAGGAGTCATCTTGTTCCGGCACCTGGTCGAGCGCCTTGCCATCGGTCACCCGTTCGTCGATCTCAACATCCACAACCTCTGGGCATTGCTGACTGTGAGGCGTCGCCTGCCCCAGGACGACCCCGTCGCCGGGCAGGCACTTGCCGACCGCAGCGCCTTCCTGCTCGACAGCGACCAGGTATCGAAGCAGTCGCGACAGGAACTAGCGTCTATCCTCTACAGCCTCCGTGCCGACGGAGTCACCGGTACAAGGACGGGCAGATGAGCGACGACCAGGACGCTGCTGGAGCGATGAGCTTCATCTTCGAGGCGGGAGTGCTCAAGCGCGCGGCCCGGACCGGCTGGTGGTTCGCCGGTGTGAAGCACCCGGAGTCGATTGCCGAACACTCGTTCCGCACGGCGCTCATCGGCATGGTGCTCGCGGCCATGGAGGGCGCGGACCCGGGCCGGGTGTCGATGCTGTGCGTCCTGCACGACACCCAGGAAACCCGGATCACCGACATGCCGCACATCGCCAAGCGCTATCTCACCTCTGTGCCCAACACCGCCGTGACGGCCGACCAGGTCGCCGACTGCCCACCGGCTGTCGCCGAGGCGATGCGGGCCGCCGTCGCCGAGTACGAGGCCGGCGAGACCCACGAGGCGGTGGTGGCCCGCGACGCCGACAAGCTCGAATGCCTCGTCCAGGCCGTCGAGTACCGGCACCAGGGCGTCGCCGACGTCCAGCGATGGATCGACAGCTCACGGGCGGCGCTGAGGACGGCATCCGCACACCGCCTCGCCGACGCCGCCCTGACCGGCAGTCCGATGGCGTGGTTGAACCCGCCCGCGCGGTGAGACCGTGACCGGGACGCCGTGGCAGAGAAGGTGGGATCCACGACGTTGCTGCCGTTGACACCAGGCCGCAGGCTGGTCGCATGTCCGGCCGTACCGTTCTGATCCTGCTGTTCGCGGGTGTGCAGAGCCTCGACGTGACCGGCCCGTTGGAGGTCTTCGCGGGCGCCGGCCCGGCCTACCGGGTGGTGACCGCCAGTTCCGGCGGCGCGGCGGTCCGCACGTCGAGCGGCCTGACCCTGGTGCCCGACGCGGACCTGTCGGTCGTGCCGGCGCCGGACACGGTGATCGTGCCCGGCGGCGAGGGCACCCGCGACACCGATCCGGCGATCGTCCGGTGGCTCCGGGCGCACGCCTCGGGGGCGCGACGCGTCGTCTCGGTGTGCAGCGGTGCGTTGGTCCTGGCCGAGGCCGGTCTGCTGGCCGGCCGCCGGGCCACCACCCACTGGCGGGTCTGCGACACGCTGGCCCGGCGGTATCCCGACGTCCTGGTCGATCCGGAGCCGATCTTCGTCCGGGACGGGCCGATCGCCACCTCGGCCGGCGTGACCGCCGGCATCGATCTCGCGCTCGCCCTGGTCGAGGAGGACCTCGGCCGCGACGTGGCGCTGGCCATCGCCCGGCACCTGGTGATGTTCCTGCGCCGCCCCGGCAACCAGACCCAGTTCAGCGCCCAGCTGTCCGCCCAGGTCGCCAGCCGCTCCGGCCTACGCGAGGTGCAGCGGTGGATCGCCGACAACCCGCACGCCGACCTGCGGGTCCCGACGCTGGCGCGACGGGCCAACCTGTCACCGCGGCAGTTCGCCCGGGCGTTCACCACCGAGGTCGGTGAGCCACCGGGCCGCTACGTCGACCGGGTACGCCTGGAGACCGCGCGCCGCCTGCTGGAGGAGGGTGACGACAGCGTCGACCGGATCGCCGGACGGTCCGGGTACGGGACGAGCGAGGCCATGCGCCGCGCCTTCGTCCGCGCACTGGGCGTTCCGCCCTCCGAGTACCGACGCCGCTTCTGACCCCGGGGAGGGTTCCTTGCAGATCGCGTTCCTGCTCTTCGACCGTTTCACCGCACTGGACGTCGTCGGCCCCTACGACGTGCTCAGTCACCTGCCCGGCGCGCGGGTCACCCTCGTCGCCGACCGTCCCGGCCCGGTCCGCAACGACGTCGGCAGCCTCCACCTGTACGCCGACGCGGCGCTCGTCGACGTGACCCGCCCGGAGGTGATCGTCGTTCCGGGCGGCCCCGGCCAGAACGCGCACATGCACGACGGCCCGGTCCTGCGCTGGCTGCGTGCCGTCGACCCGCACAGCACGTGGACCGCCTCGGTCTGCAGCGGCTCGCTCCTGCTCGCCGCCGCCGGCCTGCTCGCCGGCCGTCGCGCCACCACGCACTGGCTGCTCCGCGACGACCTGGCCGCGCTCGGCGTCGTCGCGTCGCCCGAGCGGGTCGTCTTCGACGGCAAGTACGGCACCGCCGCCGGCGTCTCCGCCGGCTTGGACCTCGCCTTCGCCCTGGCCGGCCGGATCGCCGGTGGCACGGTCGCGCAGGGCATCCAACTCGCCCACGAGTACCAGCCGCAGCCGCCCTACCGGGCCGGCGATCCGGCGACCGCGCCGGACGCGGTCGTCGCGGCGGTCCTCGCCCGGCGCTCGGCCATCGTGGGGCGGGCATGAGCGGCCACGGGCGCGGCTACGCCGTCCTCCGGACGACGCTCGGCCCGGTGCTGCGGGCCGCCGTCCGGTTGCGGGTCGAAGGGGTGGAGAACGTTCCGCTGAGCGGGCCGGTCCTGCTCGCCTCCAACCACCTGTCCGTCACGGACTCGACCTTCCTGCCACTCGTCGTACCCCGGCCGGTGACGTTCATGGCCAAAGCCGAGTACTTCACCGGAC
Coding sequences within it:
- a CDS encoding class I SAM-dependent DNA methyltransferase, whose translation is MTTTDQVREAYASVADLYIELFGTSGQVHADDLAFIRAHVAGRPGPVLDVGCGPGHLTDHLRSAGADATGLDVVGEFIAHARATYPDGSYLLGSMTDLPIADRRLAGVLSWGSVIHLPPDDLDDVLAEFRRVTRPGATMVFGIFVGDEVAAFDHKVITAFRWPVDAFVDRLARAGFAEVARLHRPADGVNRPHAAVAAVRA
- a CDS encoding GNAT family N-acetyltransferase; the encoded protein is MPQPILRTDRLLLVPLADRHLELEVQLDSDAEVLRYLYSRPRTRDEVVASHARRRGLATKVDGLGFWMAFGSDGGARGSTAPAGEDDGEFVGLMMLPPANGPDQPDDPTVAELGYRLVRRYWRRGLASEASRVLLRHAFDTVGQRLVIAQTMTVNAGSRGVMEAVGMRYVRTYFPTFDEPVPGADQGEVEYEMTREMWEHVSAAPPPATS
- a CDS encoding low temperature requirement protein A, whose amino-acid sequence is MTGRDPGERDRSTTPLELLYDLTYVVAFGAAADELAHQIGEGHVGAALGAYAFAIFAVTWAWINFTWFSSAYDNDDALFRGATLVQMLGVVVLIFGLPVSFEAAADGGSPNNLLLVVGYVIMRVPIIGLWLRAARQDPAHRRITVAYAVTIAVAQVGWLLTAILPLPVTVVVAALVLLALGEMALPVVLERRRGSPPWNAGHLAERFSLLTLITLGEVVAATTAAVAALIHAQGWSLAAVVIIASGLVLAATLWWAYFLIPSRPILERWPGRTFAWRYAHLPIFGAIAAVGAGLRVATAAVEEEKISVLQVALSLAGPMAALLVMIFVTWSVLMRSYDLTHVPLLVLSLVPLAAAVTVPSLLGATGPIHPDDGTSLTALVAAIALVALAGIVEVVGHETVGFRHTMRALDRR
- a CDS encoding helix-turn-helix domain-containing protein, giving the protein MAGQRLSTPHRGEVTGYLLKLVRESIPLTQEQLAAQLGVDRATVQSWESGRRPFTAVPFGQAVAIRQRLGSLGANAKLLAALDDAAEADLVLAALLRDEAAPFAVAEEPLGWSVLTHRLTDLILWGVLGQEPTFLRSIPTPRRRGPVATAPSLSVAERAAFFARLRVLAERSSPGRQTDVLLHRQACFLAGMDPTGASASWLADSTLRAARRYQRFHTWSPQWPDVRSMVTSLANQGDPEPLRHFIASAHPDDACERAALNYSAYWVGESPYRHRDDSFMPTALGDWRGVILFRHLVERLAIGHPFVDLNIHNLWALLTVRRRLPQDDPVAGQALADRSAFLLDSDQVSKQSRQELASILYSLRADGVTGTRTGR
- a CDS encoding GlxA family transcriptional regulator; the protein is MSGRTVLILLFAGVQSLDVTGPLEVFAGAGPAYRVVTASSGGAAVRTSSGLTLVPDADLSVVPAPDTVIVPGGEGTRDTDPAIVRWLRAHASGARRVVSVCSGALVLAEAGLLAGRRATTHWRVCDTLARRYPDVLVDPEPIFVRDGPIATSAGVTAGIDLALALVEEDLGRDVALAIARHLVMFLRRPGNQTQFSAQLSAQVASRSGLREVQRWIADNPHADLRVPTLARRANLSPRQFARAFTTEVGEPPGRYVDRVRLETARRLLEEGDDSVDRIAGRSGYGTSEAMRRAFVRALGVPPSEYRRRF
- a CDS encoding HD domain-containing protein, with protein sequence MSDDQDAAGAMSFIFEAGVLKRAARTGWWFAGVKHPESIAEHSFRTALIGMVLAAMEGADPGRVSMLCVLHDTQETRITDMPHIAKRYLTSVPNTAVTADQVADCPPAVAEAMRAAVAEYEAGETHEAVVARDADKLECLVQAVEYRHQGVADVQRWIDSSRAALRTASAHRLADAALTGSPMAWLNPPAR
- a CDS encoding DJ-1/PfpI family protein is translated as MQIAFLLFDRFTALDVVGPYDVLSHLPGARVTLVADRPGPVRNDVGSLHLYADAALVDVTRPEVIVVPGGPGQNAHMHDGPVLRWLRAVDPHSTWTASVCSGSLLLAAAGLLAGRRATTHWLLRDDLAALGVVASPERVVFDGKYGTAAGVSAGLDLAFALAGRIAGGTVAQGIQLAHEYQPQPPYRAGDPATAPDAVVAAVLARRSAIVGRA
- a CDS encoding alpha/beta fold hydrolase, with the translated sequence MFDDFTDERIDVGEVELRVRHAGQGPPVLLIHGHPRTGATWHRVAPRLVERGFAVVCPDMRGYGRSGKADLRPDHSQQSKRAVAADLRRLMDLLGHPRFATVGHDRGAYVALRLALDHPDAVDRLVVLDGVPISEALARCDATFAREWFHWFFFAQPDIPERVITADPDAWYAAKARPESMGAENHREFLQAVRDPATVRAMLEDYRAGLGVDREHEEADRRAGRSVRCPTLFLWSTRDDMERLYGDPLAVWRPWADDLRGHPIESGHHVAEENPDDLTEALHRFLT
- a CDS encoding YdeI/OmpD-associated family protein; this encodes MAGAELDELVVADAGALRAWLSAHHATSPGVWLALTRKGGTVTTLTWQQAVDEALCFGWIDGQARKRDEETSWIRFTPRRPRSIWSQRNVSHVARLEAAGRMTPAGRAAVEAAKADGRWDAAYAPPSEAEVPADLLAAIAAVPAAQAMFDVLTKANRFALIHRLNAVKRAETRARKIGEFVAMLARHETPHPQKARPPVTP